From Actinoplanes oblitus, a single genomic window includes:
- a CDS encoding DUF2238 domain-containing protein yields the protein MITPAAAPRRREPAVLLTVGLIALAVSAIGAKSLGTWFLEVFAAIVAAVILVVTYRRFPLSPLAYRLILAHALVLMIGGHWTYAEVPAGDWVRDALGLTRNPYDRLGHFVQGFVPAIVAREVLLRRTPLRPGRWLTALVLCVVMAVSATWELFEWLSAVVGGSSADDFLGTQGDVWDTQWDMFMAGVGASVSLLLLSRPHDRQLRDRFPAPTPAVQV from the coding sequence GTGATCACACCCGCCGCCGCGCCCCGCCGCCGTGAGCCCGCCGTCCTGCTGACCGTGGGCCTGATCGCCCTGGCGGTCTCCGCGATCGGCGCCAAGTCGCTGGGCACCTGGTTCCTGGAGGTGTTCGCGGCCATCGTCGCGGCGGTGATCCTGGTCGTCACCTATCGCCGGTTCCCGCTCAGCCCGCTGGCCTACCGGCTGATCCTGGCCCACGCGCTGGTCCTGATGATCGGCGGCCACTGGACCTACGCCGAGGTGCCGGCCGGCGACTGGGTGCGCGACGCGCTCGGGCTGACCCGCAACCCGTACGACCGTCTCGGCCACTTCGTCCAGGGGTTCGTGCCGGCCATCGTGGCCCGGGAGGTCCTGCTGCGCCGCACCCCGCTGCGGCCCGGCCGCTGGCTCACCGCGCTGGTGCTCTGCGTGGTGATGGCGGTCAGCGCCACGTGGGAGCTGTTCGAGTGGCTGTCCGCCGTGGTCGGCGGCTCCTCGGCCGACGACTTCCTGGGCACCCAGGGCGACGTCTGGGACACCCAGTGGGACATGTTCATGGCCGGCGTCGGGGCGAGCGTCAGCCTGTTGCTGCTCAGCCGTCCGCACGACCGTCAACTCCGGGACCGGTTCCCGGCACCCACGCCGGCCGTCCAGGTCTGA
- a CDS encoding aldo/keto reductase: protein MIDKTHSRLVLGAMMFGTTVDEQTSFALLDRFVERGGEWIDTADCYSFWASDTGLGGASERVLGRWLAARPGVRDRVRIATKLGAEPLQPGSWPDGRQGLSPDAVRTAFAGSLRRLGVDRVDLLWLHQEDRSTPIEDTVGALAGLAADRFGVSNHPAWRVERGRAHARAIGARPFDAMQLNATYLRARPGTLPPGVVHRFGVLSDEQADYAAEHGMDLWAYTPLLSGAYDNPAKPIPEVYDHPGNTARLKVLDEVATELGASRGQVVLAWLLSHDIRPMLGGSKVHQLDSAFDGVALELTPEQVERLDAADRSTWADPYPRR, encoded by the coding sequence ATGATCGACAAGACGCACAGCCGACTCGTGCTCGGCGCGATGATGTTCGGTACCACCGTCGACGAGCAGACGTCGTTCGCGTTGCTCGACCGCTTCGTCGAACGCGGTGGTGAGTGGATCGACACCGCCGACTGCTATTCCTTCTGGGCCAGCGACACCGGGCTCGGTGGCGCCAGCGAGCGGGTCCTCGGCCGGTGGCTCGCGGCCCGTCCCGGCGTCCGCGACCGGGTCCGGATCGCCACGAAGCTGGGAGCCGAACCGCTCCAGCCGGGTTCATGGCCGGACGGTCGCCAGGGCCTGTCCCCGGACGCGGTGCGCACCGCGTTCGCCGGCAGCCTGCGACGGCTCGGCGTCGATCGGGTCGACCTGCTCTGGCTGCACCAGGAGGACCGTTCGACGCCCATCGAGGACACTGTCGGCGCGCTCGCCGGGCTGGCCGCCGACCGGTTCGGGGTCTCCAACCACCCGGCGTGGCGGGTCGAGCGCGGGCGGGCACACGCCCGTGCGATCGGGGCGCGACCGTTCGACGCGATGCAGCTCAACGCCACGTATCTGCGGGCCCGGCCCGGCACGCTGCCGCCCGGGGTGGTGCACCGGTTCGGGGTGCTCAGCGACGAGCAGGCGGACTACGCCGCGGAGCACGGGATGGACCTGTGGGCGTACACGCCGCTGCTGTCCGGCGCCTACGACAACCCGGCCAAGCCCATCCCGGAGGTGTACGACCACCCCGGCAACACCGCCCGGCTGAAGGTGCTGGACGAGGTCGCCACCGAGCTCGGCGCGTCCCGCGGCCAGGTGGTGCTGGCCTGGCTGCTCAGCCACGACATCCGCCCGATGCTGGGCGGCAGCAAGGTGCACCAGCTCGACAGCGCCTTCGACGGGGTGGCCCTGGAACTCACCCCGGAGCAGGTCGAGCGCCTCGACGCGGCGGACCGGTCCACCTGGGCGGACCCGTACCCGCGACGCTGA